Proteins from one Sphaeramia orbicularis chromosome 17, fSphaOr1.1, whole genome shotgun sequence genomic window:
- the pex5lb gene encoding PEX5-related protein, whose protein sequence is MYQVQGKGERVVAMVLKELPGKKASSEGNPLLTVTTKLVGEQQESRPLLSPSIDDFLSESRNDAASSRPPTSNTAVLSTALDLVDLSDPADSSSNGDSGGSGGSGGSRGSEGTGGSRSSGGAGGFRGSRGSSGSGGSGGSDRSRRSPLRRRTSSRSPRHRLRADDSELIQVEVEHLPPSPRTPERVSLDSVSLSSPLDKWEELNVDVEDSGRRRRHEKRCTSHHSSSELLWCAEFKTDPLSKTTFDVHSFDDLDFMASAQDCGLSRHRRRTRSLLARNESLEDEFVRAKAAVESDTEFWDKMQAEWEELARRNWLEESETQRPIPPTVSPVEKGYYFNTTNPYRDWPNAFAEGQDKAREGDLNSAVLLLEAAILQDPQDSEAWQVLGMTQAENENEQAAIVSLQRCLELRPNNLPALMALAVSFTNSGMQREACDALQRWISHNPRYKHLISNQRSQLQGSPATPHRGLHTCTANSCRLQDILLLFQDAALLNLDCVDPDLQTGLGVLFNLSCDFNKAVEAFTAALSIRPQDYLLWNRLGATLANGNRSEEAVEAYSRALELQPGFIRSRYNLGISCINLGAHREAVSNFLMALNQQRRSQRCSQQQMSANIWTALRIAISMMDRPELFQAASVGDLDLLMRAFDVGDV, encoded by the exons GAAGGAAACCCCCTCCTCACCGTGACAACCAAG CTGGTTGGTGAGCAGCAGGAGAGTCGGCCCCTGCTGAGTCCCTCCATCGATGACTTCCTGTCGGAGAGTCGCAACGACGCCGCCTCCAGCCGACCTCCGACCTCCAACACAGCAG TTCTGTCCACAGCTCTGGACCTTGTGGACCTCAGTGACCCAGCAGACAGCAGTAGTAACGGTGACTCTGGTGGTTCTGGAGGGTCCGGAGGGTCCAGAGGATCTGAAGGTACTGGAGGGTCCAGAAGTTCTGGAGGTGCCGGAGGGTTCAGAGGGTCCAGAGGCTCCAGTGGTTCCGGGGGGTCCGGGGGCTCCGATCGCAGCAGGAGGAGTCCACTGAGGAGGAGGACCAGCTCCAGGAGCCCCCGGCACCGACTCCGAGCCGACGACAGTGAGCTGATCCAGGTGGAGGTGGAGCACCTGCCCCCCAGCCCCAGGACACCTGAGAGGGTATCGCTGGACTCAG TCAGCCTGTCTTCTCCATTGGACAAATGGGAGGAGCTGAATGTGGACGTGGAGGACAGTGGACGCAGGAGACGCCATGAGAAGAGATGTACATCCCACCACTCGTCCAGCGAGCTGCTGTG GTGTGCGGAGTTTAAGACCGACCCTCTGTCCAAGACCACCTTCGACGTCCACAGCTTCGATGACCTGGACTTCATGGCCTCAGCACAG GACTGCGGCCTGTCCAGACATCGCAGACGGACTCGGTCTCTTTTGGCCCGAAATGAGTCTTTGGAGGACGAGTTTGTCAGAGCGAAAGCTGCTGTGGAG TCGGACACAGAGTTCTGGGATAAGATGCAAGCTGAGTGGGAGGAGCTGGCTCGGAGGAACTGGTTGGAGGAGTCGGAGACCCAGCGGCCGATCCCACCCACTGTCTCACCTGTGGAGAAG GGTTACTACTTCAACACCACAAACCCGTACAGGGACTGGCCCAATGCCTTCGCTGAGGGACAGGACAAAGCCCGGGAAGGAGACCTGAACTCTGCCGTCCTGCTGCTGGAGGCCGCAATCCTGCAGGACCCCCAAGACTCAGAG gcTTGGCAGGTGTTGGGGATGACCCAGGCTGAGAATGAGAATGAACAGGCTGCCATCGTATCTCTGCAGAG ATGTCTAGAGCTTCGCCCCAACAACCTACCGGCTCTGATGGCACTGGCCGTCAGCTTCACCAACAGTGGAATGCAGCGAGAGGCCTGTGATGCTCTGCAGCGATGGATCAGCCACAATCCCCGATACAAACACCTGATCTCAAACCAGAGGAGTCAGCTACAGGGTTCACCAGCCACACCACACAGGGGCCTGCACACCTGCACTGCCAACAG CTGCCGCCTTCAGGATATCCTGCTGCTGTTCCAGGATGCGGCGCTGCTGAACCTGGACTGTGTGGATCCAGACCTGCAGACAGGACTGGGGGTCCTGTTCAACCTCAGCTGTGACTTTAACAAGGCAGTGGAGGCGTTCACTGCCGCCCTGTCCATCAGACCACAG GACTACCTTCTGTGGAACCGTCTGGGAGCAACACTGGCCAACGGCAACCGCAGTGAGGAGGCAGTGGAGGCGTACAGCCGAGCACTAGAGCTGCAGCCAGGGTTTATCCGGTCCAGGTACAACCTGGGCATCAGTTGCATCAACCTGGGAGCGCACAG GGAGGCAGTGAGTAACTTCCTGATGGCGTTGAACCAGCAGAGGCGGAGTCAACGCTGCAGTCAACAGCAGATGTCAGCCAACATCTGGACTGCTCTACGGATCGCCATCTCGATGATGGACCGACCAGAACTGTTCCAGGCTGCCAGTGTCGGGGACCTGGACCTGCTGATGAGGGCCTTTGATGTGGGAGACGTGTGA